The genome window AGGACATTTGAAATCTATAAACCGCTGCCACAAAATATGAGGTTCACCAGTATTAAGAACGTCACCCTTTACAAGTGCGCGTCCATCAAAGCCACCTATATGAGCTCTAAGGTATGTTGAGCGGCTCCCCATAATAATAGGAACATCTATTCCGCCTGAAAAAACGACATATGCACGACATCCATTACCTTTCATGCCGCTAAAAGAAAGGATATCGCCTTCTTTAACTTTATAAACCGTGTTACAACACGAAGCTATTCCGTTGATAGAGAAACCAAGATCAGCACCTGTAACAACTACAGCCCCCTCCCCTTCTAACACCGATAAGGTAGGGCCTAATACTGTCACTTCAAGACATGCAGCATCTTTATTGTTTCCCACCATAACATTGCCAATTTTCAAAGCAAAAAGATCCATAGCACCAGCAACTGGCATTCCTTTGCCTTGAAATCCCCATCTTCCCACATCTTGAACAGTCGTAAGCATTCCCGGCTGTATAATTTTTATCTTCATGCCGGAACCTCTCCTTTATTGAACATTTCGGGAGTATATGTTCCATGAGCAACCTGTATTTCGATATTTTTATACTCTTCCTCCGAAATGGGCTGAAAACGTATCCACAACCCGGCATCAACTAATGTGGGAGGCTCATGGCCTGCATCAAACATACGCAAAGGTGTTCGTCCTATAAGCTGCCATCCACCAGGGCTATCAATCGGATAAATTCCTGTCTGCTTACCGGCTATTCCCACACTTCCAGCAGGAATTTTTTCTCGAGGTTCCTTCAAACGAGGTGTCGCAATTGTTTCATCCATTCCACCAAGATATGAGAAACCAGGAGTAAAACCAAGCATATAACAGTAATAATCTGGAGAAGAATGCCGATTTATAATTTCTTCTTCCGTTAGTCCTGTATGATGAACAACATTATCAAGGTCCGGTCCAAAATCACGACCGTAACAGACAGGGATAATGATACCAACCCCTTTTTCAACACCTGACTCTGACTCTGCAGCAATTGCCAAACGCTTTAAAAGAGAAAGAAAATGCATTGGTTGTTCTACCTTTACAGGATCAAAGTAAATTGCAAGAGAGCGATATGTAGGAACGAACTCATGCACTCCGGAAATTTTTCTTTTTTCCAAAATACGCCGCAAAGCCTGAACTCTAGCATTGATTTCCAATCCAATGGAATTGCCGTATTCCACAATTATGCAACTATCACCAGCAAGAAGAACTTTCGGCCACTGTTGGTCTTCCAAATTACATTCACCTCCAACAGATCAGAATAGTTTTAAGAGAAAAGAGTAAAGATTTTTGTAAATGATTTTATACCCATCCAAAGAGTAAAAGCTGCCACTACATATCCTAAAACTGTCATCCATATTGGATGATGATAAGAACCCACTACCTCTTTCTTATAAGCAGCAAGAAGTACTGATACAAGAGACAGAGGAAGAATAAGCCCGTTAATTGAACCTGCAAAAATAAGAAGGGTGACTGGCTGTCCAATTGTAGAAAAAATAGTTGTTGAAACTACTATAAACCCAATCATCCACCATCTAAGATGTGTTTCTACTGTACTAAAGAGCGTTTTAAGAAAAGATATTGACGTGTATGAAGCGCCAATTACCGAAGTAATTCCAGCTGCCCATATAACTACACCAAA of Aminobacterium sp. MB27-C1 contains these proteins:
- the pxpB gene encoding 5-oxoprolinase subunit PxpB, giving the protein MEDQQWPKVLLAGDSCIIVEYGNSIGLEINARVQALRRILEKRKISGVHEFVPTYRSLAIYFDPVKVEQPMHFLSLLKRLAIAAESESGVEKGVGIIIPVCYGRDFGPDLDNVVHHTGLTEEEIINRHSSPDYYCYMLGFTPGFSYLGGMDETIATPRLKEPREKIPAGSVGIAGKQTGIYPIDSPGGWQLIGRTPLRMFDAGHEPPTLVDAGLWIRFQPISEEEYKNIEIQVAHGTYTPEMFNKGEVPA